Proteins encoded by one window of Xenopus tropicalis strain Nigerian chromosome 6, UCB_Xtro_10.0, whole genome shotgun sequence:
- the LOC105945410 gene encoding uncharacterized protein LOC105945410 isoform X2 yields MSWISGTSDVDKYVLTAREALISPDMEPHLSGCDPRLEVKLENEEPNCKGRLNSVNCEMGSPFVNGFPLSTQSGTIQIKTEPEEPHIEHRLNQVESSAGPLTDGEFVQKVKMENTESTFKEHIAEREMDSVSTVGFPVNEPEIIQIKTEKEEPEDHQDPMESAAVPLTDGGQFIASSQTPERAVASRTHERDAAQRTEALPDTGSLLRQSMMLLGEESFPLRPHSDEQQSSLCAFDSPAVACQDCVEHKRLIRELQEQLEFLRGTVSETVKSAVSEAVTAATEALTHSMRDIVKDAVAQAMTSNIKKEAKSQEQVAEPLQNECTPLSPPPKRSDGDEMVTATPAPANDVGKAGKGWLSSTPFPGTKGSSPSTSGAGNWKIGEQLPDVPLAPLSKKTLTHLARRANNESHRFAQMIFQHHVPFPLYQQWAKNVNIDGSRGKKALPRNLMRDIMLQTEAKFRLTDQDRKKVKDTINALLRMPRGASWISGPDP; encoded by the exons ATGTCATGGATCTCCGGCACTTCTGATGTGGATAAATATGTCCTCACAGCAAGAGAAGCACTAATCTCTCCGGACATGGAGCCACATCTCTCTG GGTGTGACCCAAGATTAGAAGTGAAATTGGAGAATGAGGAACCCAACTGTAAGGGTCGTCTGAACTCGGTAAATTGTGAAATGGGTTCCCCTTTTGTTAATG GCTTTCCACTTTCCACTCAGTCGGGAACAATACAGATAAAGACAGAACCAGAAGAACCACACATAGAACATCGTTTGAACCAAGTGGAAAGCTCAGCAGGcccacttactgatgggg AATTTGTTCAGAAGGTAAAGATGGAGAACACAGAGTCGACCTTTAAGGAACATATAGCAGAGAGGGAAATGGATTCGGTTTCTACAGTAG GTTTCCCAGTGAATGAACCAGAAATAATACAGATAAAGACAGAGAAAGAAGAACCAGAAGATCATCAGGACCCAATGGAAAGTGCAGCAGTgccacttactgatgggg GGCAATTTATTGCTTCCAGTCAGACCCCTGAGAGGGCTGTGGCAAGCAGAACCCATGAGAGAGATGCAGCCCAGCGCACAGAAGCACTTCCCGATACAGGCAGTCTCCTGAGACAGAGCATGATGCTGCTGGGAGAGGAGTCCTTCCCACTACGGCCGCACTCTGACGAGCAGCAGTCGAGTCTCTGTGCCTTTGACTCCCCCGCAGTTGCCTGCCAGGACTGTGTGGAGCACAAGCGCTTGATCAGGGAATTACAGGAACAGCTGGAGTTTCTCAGGGGCACTGTCTCGGAAACCGTAAAATCGGCTGTATCGGAGGCAGTGACAGCTGCCACGGAGGCGCTGACCCATTCCATGCGGGACATTGTGAAAGACGCGGTGGCTCAGGCCATGACGAGTAACATTAAAAAGGAAGCAAAGAGCCAAGAGCAAGTCGCTGAGCCGCTGCAAAATGAATGCACCCCCTTGTCTCCACCACCTAAACGCAGTGATGGGGATGAGATGGTAACTGCCACGCCGGCTCCTGCTAATGATGTTGGCAAAGCCGGTAAGGGTTGGCTCTCAAGCACCCCATTCCCTGGCACCAAGGGCAGCTCCCCATCAACGTCAGGAGCCGGCAACTGGAAAATAGGAGAGCAATTGCCGGACGTTCCCCTGGCCCCTTTGTCAAAGAAAACCCTCACCCACCTGGCACGCCGCGCCAACAACGAATCCCATCGCTTTGCACAAATGATCTTCCAGCACCACGTCCCCTTCCCTCTGTACCAGCAGTGGGCTAAGAACGTAAACATCGACGGCTCCCGGGGAAAGAAGGCCCTGCCCCGAAATCTAATGAGGGATATAATGCTGCAGACAGAGGCTAAATTCCGCCTCACCGACCAGGACCGTAAAAAAGTGAAGGACACCATCAATGCCCTGCTGAGGATGCCCAGAGGCGCTAGCTGGATCTCAGGGCCGgacccttga
- the LOC105945410 gene encoding uncharacterized protein LOC105945410 isoform X4, which yields MKNICDSGYPPQKAGQSMSWISGTSDVDKYVLTAREALISPDMEPHLSGCDPRLEVKLENEEPNCKGRLNSVNCEMGSPFVNGFPLSTQSGTIQIKTEPEEPHIEHRLNQVESSAGPLTDGGQFIASSQTPERAVASRTHERDAAQRTEALPDTGSLLRQSMMLLGEESFPLRPHSDEQQSSLCAFDSPAVACQDCVEHKRLIRELQEQLEFLRGTVSETVKSAVSEAVTAATEALTHSMRDIVKDAVAQAMTSNIKKEAKSQEQVAEPLQNECTPLSPPPKRSDGDEMVTATPAPANDVGKAGKGWLSSTPFPGTKGSSPSTSGAGNWKIGEQLPDVPLAPLSKKTLTHLARRANNESHRFAQMIFQHHVPFPLYQQWAKNVNIDGSRGKKALPRNLMRDIMLQTEAKFRLTDQDRKKVKDTINALLRMPRGASWISGPDP from the exons ATGAAGAACATTTGTGATTCCGGTTATCCACCTCAGAAGGCAG GACAGTCCATGTCATGGATCTCCGGCACTTCTGATGTGGATAAATATGTCCTCACAGCAAGAGAAGCACTAATCTCTCCGGACATGGAGCCACATCTCTCTG GGTGTGACCCAAGATTAGAAGTGAAATTGGAGAATGAGGAACCCAACTGTAAGGGTCGTCTGAACTCGGTAAATTGTGAAATGGGTTCCCCTTTTGTTAATG GCTTTCCACTTTCCACTCAGTCGGGAACAATACAGATAAAGACAGAACCAGAAGAACCACACATAGAACATCGTTTGAACCAAGTGGAAAGCTCAGCAGGcccacttactgatgggg GGCAATTTATTGCTTCCAGTCAGACCCCTGAGAGGGCTGTGGCAAGCAGAACCCATGAGAGAGATGCAGCCCAGCGCACAGAAGCACTTCCCGATACAGGCAGTCTCCTGAGACAGAGCATGATGCTGCTGGGAGAGGAGTCCTTCCCACTACGGCCGCACTCTGACGAGCAGCAGTCGAGTCTCTGTGCCTTTGACTCCCCCGCAGTTGCCTGCCAGGACTGTGTGGAGCACAAGCGCTTGATCAGGGAATTACAGGAACAGCTGGAGTTTCTCAGGGGCACTGTCTCGGAAACCGTAAAATCGGCTGTATCGGAGGCAGTGACAGCTGCCACGGAGGCGCTGACCCATTCCATGCGGGACATTGTGAAAGACGCGGTGGCTCAGGCCATGACGAGTAACATTAAAAAGGAAGCAAAGAGCCAAGAGCAAGTCGCTGAGCCGCTGCAAAATGAATGCACCCCCTTGTCTCCACCACCTAAACGCAGTGATGGGGATGAGATGGTAACTGCCACGCCGGCTCCTGCTAATGATGTTGGCAAAGCCGGTAAGGGTTGGCTCTCAAGCACCCCATTCCCTGGCACCAAGGGCAGCTCCCCATCAACGTCAGGAGCCGGCAACTGGAAAATAGGAGAGCAATTGCCGGACGTTCCCCTGGCCCCTTTGTCAAAGAAAACCCTCACCCACCTGGCACGCCGCGCCAACAACGAATCCCATCGCTTTGCACAAATGATCTTCCAGCACCACGTCCCCTTCCCTCTGTACCAGCAGTGGGCTAAGAACGTAAACATCGACGGCTCCCGGGGAAAGAAGGCCCTGCCCCGAAATCTAATGAGGGATATAATGCTGCAGACAGAGGCTAAATTCCGCCTCACCGACCAGGACCGTAAAAAAGTGAAGGACACCATCAATGCCCTGCTGAGGATGCCCAGAGGCGCTAGCTGGATCTCAGGGCCGgacccttga
- the LOC105945410 gene encoding uncharacterized protein LOC105945410 isoform X3 — protein sequence MKNICDSGYPPQKAGQSMSWISGTSDVDKYVLTAREALISPDMEPHLSGCDPRLEVKLENEEPNCKGRLNSVNCEMGSPFVNGFPLSTQSGTIQIKTEPEEPHIEHRLNQVESSAGPLTDGGFPVNEPEIIQIKTEKEEPEDHQDPMESAAVPLTDGGQFIASSQTPERAVASRTHERDAAQRTEALPDTGSLLRQSMMLLGEESFPLRPHSDEQQSSLCAFDSPAVACQDCVEHKRLIRELQEQLEFLRGTVSETVKSAVSEAVTAATEALTHSMRDIVKDAVAQAMTSNIKKEAKSQEQVAEPLQNECTPLSPPPKRSDGDEMVTATPAPANDVGKAGKGWLSSTPFPGTKGSSPSTSGAGNWKIGEQLPDVPLAPLSKKTLTHLARRANNESHRFAQMIFQHHVPFPLYQQWAKNVNIDGSRGKKALPRNLMRDIMLQTEAKFRLTDQDRKKVKDTINALLRMPRGASWISGPDP from the exons ATGAAGAACATTTGTGATTCCGGTTATCCACCTCAGAAGGCAG GACAGTCCATGTCATGGATCTCCGGCACTTCTGATGTGGATAAATATGTCCTCACAGCAAGAGAAGCACTAATCTCTCCGGACATGGAGCCACATCTCTCTG GGTGTGACCCAAGATTAGAAGTGAAATTGGAGAATGAGGAACCCAACTGTAAGGGTCGTCTGAACTCGGTAAATTGTGAAATGGGTTCCCCTTTTGTTAATG GCTTTCCACTTTCCACTCAGTCGGGAACAATACAGATAAAGACAGAACCAGAAGAACCACACATAGAACATCGTTTGAACCAAGTGGAAAGCTCAGCAGGcccacttactgatgggg GTTTCCCAGTGAATGAACCAGAAATAATACAGATAAAGACAGAGAAAGAAGAACCAGAAGATCATCAGGACCCAATGGAAAGTGCAGCAGTgccacttactgatgggg GGCAATTTATTGCTTCCAGTCAGACCCCTGAGAGGGCTGTGGCAAGCAGAACCCATGAGAGAGATGCAGCCCAGCGCACAGAAGCACTTCCCGATACAGGCAGTCTCCTGAGACAGAGCATGATGCTGCTGGGAGAGGAGTCCTTCCCACTACGGCCGCACTCTGACGAGCAGCAGTCGAGTCTCTGTGCCTTTGACTCCCCCGCAGTTGCCTGCCAGGACTGTGTGGAGCACAAGCGCTTGATCAGGGAATTACAGGAACAGCTGGAGTTTCTCAGGGGCACTGTCTCGGAAACCGTAAAATCGGCTGTATCGGAGGCAGTGACAGCTGCCACGGAGGCGCTGACCCATTCCATGCGGGACATTGTGAAAGACGCGGTGGCTCAGGCCATGACGAGTAACATTAAAAAGGAAGCAAAGAGCCAAGAGCAAGTCGCTGAGCCGCTGCAAAATGAATGCACCCCCTTGTCTCCACCACCTAAACGCAGTGATGGGGATGAGATGGTAACTGCCACGCCGGCTCCTGCTAATGATGTTGGCAAAGCCGGTAAGGGTTGGCTCTCAAGCACCCCATTCCCTGGCACCAAGGGCAGCTCCCCATCAACGTCAGGAGCCGGCAACTGGAAAATAGGAGAGCAATTGCCGGACGTTCCCCTGGCCCCTTTGTCAAAGAAAACCCTCACCCACCTGGCACGCCGCGCCAACAACGAATCCCATCGCTTTGCACAAATGATCTTCCAGCACCACGTCCCCTTCCCTCTGTACCAGCAGTGGGCTAAGAACGTAAACATCGACGGCTCCCGGGGAAAGAAGGCCCTGCCCCGAAATCTAATGAGGGATATAATGCTGCAGACAGAGGCTAAATTCCGCCTCACCGACCAGGACCGTAAAAAAGTGAAGGACACCATCAATGCCCTGCTGAGGATGCCCAGAGGCGCTAGCTGGATCTCAGGGCCGgacccttga
- the LOC105945410 gene encoding uncharacterized protein LOC105945410 isoform X1, which produces MKNICDSGYPPQKAGQSMSWISGTSDVDKYVLTAREALISPDMEPHLSGCDPRLEVKLENEEPNCKGRLNSVNCEMGSPFVNGFPLSTQSGTIQIKTEPEEPHIEHRLNQVESSAGPLTDGEFVQKVKMENTESTFKEHIAEREMDSVSTVGFPVNEPEIIQIKTEKEEPEDHQDPMESAAVPLTDGGQFIASSQTPERAVASRTHERDAAQRTEALPDTGSLLRQSMMLLGEESFPLRPHSDEQQSSLCAFDSPAVACQDCVEHKRLIRELQEQLEFLRGTVSETVKSAVSEAVTAATEALTHSMRDIVKDAVAQAMTSNIKKEAKSQEQVAEPLQNECTPLSPPPKRSDGDEMVTATPAPANDVGKAGKGWLSSTPFPGTKGSSPSTSGAGNWKIGEQLPDVPLAPLSKKTLTHLARRANNESHRFAQMIFQHHVPFPLYQQWAKNVNIDGSRGKKALPRNLMRDIMLQTEAKFRLTDQDRKKVKDTINALLRMPRGASWISGPDP; this is translated from the exons ATGAAGAACATTTGTGATTCCGGTTATCCACCTCAGAAGGCAG GACAGTCCATGTCATGGATCTCCGGCACTTCTGATGTGGATAAATATGTCCTCACAGCAAGAGAAGCACTAATCTCTCCGGACATGGAGCCACATCTCTCTG GGTGTGACCCAAGATTAGAAGTGAAATTGGAGAATGAGGAACCCAACTGTAAGGGTCGTCTGAACTCGGTAAATTGTGAAATGGGTTCCCCTTTTGTTAATG GCTTTCCACTTTCCACTCAGTCGGGAACAATACAGATAAAGACAGAACCAGAAGAACCACACATAGAACATCGTTTGAACCAAGTGGAAAGCTCAGCAGGcccacttactgatgggg AATTTGTTCAGAAGGTAAAGATGGAGAACACAGAGTCGACCTTTAAGGAACATATAGCAGAGAGGGAAATGGATTCGGTTTCTACAGTAG GTTTCCCAGTGAATGAACCAGAAATAATACAGATAAAGACAGAGAAAGAAGAACCAGAAGATCATCAGGACCCAATGGAAAGTGCAGCAGTgccacttactgatgggg GGCAATTTATTGCTTCCAGTCAGACCCCTGAGAGGGCTGTGGCAAGCAGAACCCATGAGAGAGATGCAGCCCAGCGCACAGAAGCACTTCCCGATACAGGCAGTCTCCTGAGACAGAGCATGATGCTGCTGGGAGAGGAGTCCTTCCCACTACGGCCGCACTCTGACGAGCAGCAGTCGAGTCTCTGTGCCTTTGACTCCCCCGCAGTTGCCTGCCAGGACTGTGTGGAGCACAAGCGCTTGATCAGGGAATTACAGGAACAGCTGGAGTTTCTCAGGGGCACTGTCTCGGAAACCGTAAAATCGGCTGTATCGGAGGCAGTGACAGCTGCCACGGAGGCGCTGACCCATTCCATGCGGGACATTGTGAAAGACGCGGTGGCTCAGGCCATGACGAGTAACATTAAAAAGGAAGCAAAGAGCCAAGAGCAAGTCGCTGAGCCGCTGCAAAATGAATGCACCCCCTTGTCTCCACCACCTAAACGCAGTGATGGGGATGAGATGGTAACTGCCACGCCGGCTCCTGCTAATGATGTTGGCAAAGCCGGTAAGGGTTGGCTCTCAAGCACCCCATTCCCTGGCACCAAGGGCAGCTCCCCATCAACGTCAGGAGCCGGCAACTGGAAAATAGGAGAGCAATTGCCGGACGTTCCCCTGGCCCCTTTGTCAAAGAAAACCCTCACCCACCTGGCACGCCGCGCCAACAACGAATCCCATCGCTTTGCACAAATGATCTTCCAGCACCACGTCCCCTTCCCTCTGTACCAGCAGTGGGCTAAGAACGTAAACATCGACGGCTCCCGGGGAAAGAAGGCCCTGCCCCGAAATCTAATGAGGGATATAATGCTGCAGACAGAGGCTAAATTCCGCCTCACCGACCAGGACCGTAAAAAAGTGAAGGACACCATCAATGCCCTGCTGAGGATGCCCAGAGGCGCTAGCTGGATCTCAGGGCCGgacccttga
- the LOC105945410 gene encoding uncharacterized protein LOC105945410 isoform X5, with the protein MGSPFVNGFPLSTQSGTIQIKTEPEEPHIEHRLNQVESSAGPLTDGEFVQKVKMENTESTFKEHIAEREMDSVSTVGFPVNEPEIIQIKTEKEEPEDHQDPMESAAVPLTDGGQFIASSQTPERAVASRTHERDAAQRTEALPDTGSLLRQSMMLLGEESFPLRPHSDEQQSSLCAFDSPAVACQDCVEHKRLIRELQEQLEFLRGTVSETVKSAVSEAVTAATEALTHSMRDIVKDAVAQAMTSNIKKEAKSQEQVAEPLQNECTPLSPPPKRSDGDEMVTATPAPANDVGKAGKGWLSSTPFPGTKGSSPSTSGAGNWKIGEQLPDVPLAPLSKKTLTHLARRANNESHRFAQMIFQHHVPFPLYQQWAKNVNIDGSRGKKALPRNLMRDIMLQTEAKFRLTDQDRKKVKDTINALLRMPRGASWISGPDP; encoded by the exons ATGGGTTCCCCTTTTGTTAATG GCTTTCCACTTTCCACTCAGTCGGGAACAATACAGATAAAGACAGAACCAGAAGAACCACACATAGAACATCGTTTGAACCAAGTGGAAAGCTCAGCAGGcccacttactgatgggg AATTTGTTCAGAAGGTAAAGATGGAGAACACAGAGTCGACCTTTAAGGAACATATAGCAGAGAGGGAAATGGATTCGGTTTCTACAGTAG GTTTCCCAGTGAATGAACCAGAAATAATACAGATAAAGACAGAGAAAGAAGAACCAGAAGATCATCAGGACCCAATGGAAAGTGCAGCAGTgccacttactgatgggg GGCAATTTATTGCTTCCAGTCAGACCCCTGAGAGGGCTGTGGCAAGCAGAACCCATGAGAGAGATGCAGCCCAGCGCACAGAAGCACTTCCCGATACAGGCAGTCTCCTGAGACAGAGCATGATGCTGCTGGGAGAGGAGTCCTTCCCACTACGGCCGCACTCTGACGAGCAGCAGTCGAGTCTCTGTGCCTTTGACTCCCCCGCAGTTGCCTGCCAGGACTGTGTGGAGCACAAGCGCTTGATCAGGGAATTACAGGAACAGCTGGAGTTTCTCAGGGGCACTGTCTCGGAAACCGTAAAATCGGCTGTATCGGAGGCAGTGACAGCTGCCACGGAGGCGCTGACCCATTCCATGCGGGACATTGTGAAAGACGCGGTGGCTCAGGCCATGACGAGTAACATTAAAAAGGAAGCAAAGAGCCAAGAGCAAGTCGCTGAGCCGCTGCAAAATGAATGCACCCCCTTGTCTCCACCACCTAAACGCAGTGATGGGGATGAGATGGTAACTGCCACGCCGGCTCCTGCTAATGATGTTGGCAAAGCCGGTAAGGGTTGGCTCTCAAGCACCCCATTCCCTGGCACCAAGGGCAGCTCCCCATCAACGTCAGGAGCCGGCAACTGGAAAATAGGAGAGCAATTGCCGGACGTTCCCCTGGCCCCTTTGTCAAAGAAAACCCTCACCCACCTGGCACGCCGCGCCAACAACGAATCCCATCGCTTTGCACAAATGATCTTCCAGCACCACGTCCCCTTCCCTCTGTACCAGCAGTGGGCTAAGAACGTAAACATCGACGGCTCCCGGGGAAAGAAGGCCCTGCCCCGAAATCTAATGAGGGATATAATGCTGCAGACAGAGGCTAAATTCCGCCTCACCGACCAGGACCGTAAAAAAGTGAAGGACACCATCAATGCCCTGCTGAGGATGCCCAGAGGCGCTAGCTGGATCTCAGGGCCGgacccttga
- the LOC116411637 gene encoding histone H4 — MSGRGKGGKGLGKGGAKRHRKVLRDNIQGITKPAIRRLARRGGVKRISGLIYEETRGVLKVFLENVIRDAVTYTEHAKRKTVTAMDVVYALKRQGRTLYGFGG; from the coding sequence ATGTCCGGACGCGGCAAAGGCGGGAAGGgtttggggaaaggaggcgccaagcggcacaggaaggtactgcgggataacatccagggcatcaccaagcccgccatccgccgcctggcacggagagggggagtcaagcgcatctctggcctcatctatgaggagactcggggggtcctcaaggttttcctggagaatgtcatccgggacgccgtcacctacaccgagcacgccaagaggaagaccgttaccgccatggatgtggtgtacgctctcaagcgccagggccgcactctctacggcttcGGGGGCTGA
- the LOC100497915 gene encoding histone H2B 1.1 — MPEPAKSAPAPKKGSKKAVTKTQKKDGKKRRKTRKESYAIYVYKVLKQVHPDTGISSKAMSIMNSFVNDVFERIAGEASRLAHYNKRSTITSREIQTAVRLLLPGELAKHAVSEGTKAVTKYTSAK; from the coding sequence ATGCCTGAACCAGCCAAGTCCGCTCCAGCCCCGAAGAAAGGCTCCAAGAAAGCGGTGACCAAGAcccagaagaaagatgggaagaagcgcaggaagacgaggaaggagagttacgccatttacgtgtacaaggtgctgaagcaggtgcaccccgataccggcatctcctccaaggccatgagcatcatgaactcctttgtcaacgatgtgtttgagcgcatcgcaggggaagcctcccgcctggctcattacaacaagcgctccaccatcacctcccgggagatccagaccgcggtccgcctgctgctgcctggggagctggccaagcacgccgtgtccgagggcaccaaggctgtcaccaagtacaccagcgccaagtaa
- the LOC100486008 gene encoding histone H2A type 1 yields the protein MSGRGKQGGKVRAKAKTRSSRAGLQFPVGRVHRLLRKGNYAQRVGAGAPVYLAAVLEYLTAEILELAGNAARDNKKTRIIPRHLQLAVRNDEELNKLLGGVTIAQGGVLPNIQSVLLPKKAESSKAAKGK from the coding sequence ATGTCCGGCAGAGGCAAACAAGGCGGCAAGGTTCGGGCTAAGGCCAAGACCCGCTCATCCCgggctgggctgcagttcccagttGGCCGTGTTCACCGCTTGCTGAGGAAAGGCAATTATGCCCAGCGGGTGGGAGCCGGAGCTCCGGTCTATCTGGCCGCAGTACTCGAGTACCTGACCGCTGAGATcctggagttggccgggaacgctgcccgggataacaagaagacccgcatcatccccaggcacctgcagctcgctgtgcgcaacgatgaggagctgaacaaactgctcggaggggtgactatcgctcagggcggggtcctgcccaacatccagtccGTGCTGCTGCCCAAGAAAGCCGAGAGCTCCAAGGCGGCCAAGGGCAAGTAA
- the LOC116411636 gene encoding histone H4, which translates to MSGRGKGGKGLGKGGAKRHRKVLRDNIQGITKPAIRRLARRGGVKRISGLIYEETRGVLKVFLENVIRDAVTYTEHAKRKTVTAMDVVYALKRQGRTLYGFGG; encoded by the coding sequence ATGTCTGGACGCGGCAAAGGCGGGAAGGgtttggggaaaggaggcgccaagcggcacaggaaggtactgcgggataacatccagggcatcaccaagcccgccatccgccgcctggcacggagagggggagtcaagcgcatctctggcctcatctatgaggagactcggggggtcctcaaggttttcctggagaatgtcatccgggacgccgtcacctacaccgagcacgccaagaggaagaccgttaccgccatggatgtggtgtacgctctcaagcgccagggccgcactctctacggcttcGGGGGCTGA
- the LOC100497764 gene encoding histone H1B → MAETAAETAPAPPPAEAAKKAAAGGAKAKKPSGPSAAELIAKAVSASKERSGVSLAALKKALAAGGYDVERNNSRLKLALKALVTKGTLTQVKGSGASGSFKLNKKPLESKEKAAKKKPAAPKAKKPAAAAKKAPKSPKKPKKVSAAAKSPKKVKKPAKAAKPKAAKSPAKKAAKPKAAKSPAKPTKPKATKSPAKAAKPKAAKAKKAAPKK, encoded by the coding sequence ATGGCAGAGACTGCAGCTGAGACCGCTCCGGCCCCTCCCCCGGCTGAAGCCGCCAAGAAGGCGGCAGCGGGAGGCGCCAAAGCCAAGAAACCCTCCGGGCCCAGCGCGGCCGAGCTCATCGCGAAAGCCGTGTCCGCCTCTAAGGAGCGCAGCGGGGTGTCCCTGGCCGCTCTCAAGAAGGCTCTGGCTGCCGGAGGCTACGATGTGGAGAGGAACAACAGCCGCCTCAAGCTGGCTCTCAAGGCCTTGGTCACTAAGGGGACTCTCACCCAAGTCAAGGGGAGCGGAGCCTCCGGATCCTTCAAGCTGAACAAGAAGCCGTTGGAGAGTAAGGAGAAGGCGGCCAAGAAGAAGCCAGCGGCGCCCAAAGCCAAGAAACCAGCGGCGGCGGCAAAGAAGGCGCCCAAGTCCCCTAAAAAGCCCAAGAAGGTCTCGGCAGCAGCAAAGAGCCCCAAGAAGGTGAAGAAACCGGCAAAGGCTGccaagcccaaagctgccaagagcccggctaaaaaggccgccaagcccaaagctgccaaGAGCCCGGCTAAGCCCACCAAGCCTAAGGCTACAAAGAGCCCCGCCAAGGCAGCCAAACCCAAAGCGGCTAAAGCAAAGAAGGCCGCTCCTAAGAAGTAA
- the LOC100498647 gene encoding histone H2B 1.1 gives MPEPAKSAPAPKKGSKKAVTKTQKKDGKKRRKTRKESYAIYVYKVLKQVHPDTGISSKAMSIMNSFVNDVFERIAGEASRLAHYNKRSTITSREIQTAVRLLLPGELAKHAVSEGTKAVTKYTSAK, from the coding sequence ATGCCTGAACCAGCCAAGTCCGCTCCAGCCCCGAAGAAAGGCTCCAAGAAAGCGGTGACCAAGAcccagaagaaagatgggaagaagcgcaggaagacaaggaaggagagttacgccatttacgtgtacaaggtgctgaagcaggtacaccccgataccggcatctcctccaaggccatgagcatcatgaactcctttgtcaacgatgtgtttgagcgcatcgcaggggaagcctcccgcctggctcattacaacaagcgctccaccatcacctcccgggagatccagaccgcggtccgcctgctgctgcctggggagctggccaagcacgccgtgtccgagggcaccaaggctgtcaccaagtacaccagcgccaagtaa
- the LOC116411533 gene encoding histone H2A type 1-like — protein MQIRELGTCVFVLGIVSGRGKQGGKVRAKAKTRSSRAGLQFPVGRVHRLLRKGNYAERVGAGAPVYLAAVLEYLTAEILELAGNAARDNKKTRIIPRHLQLAVRNDEELNKLLGGVTIAQGGVLPNIQSVLLPKKAESSKPAKGK, from the exons ATGCAAATAAGGGAACTCGGAACCTGCGTCT TTGTATTGGGGATCGTGTCCGGCAGAGGCAAACAAGGCGGCAAGGTTCGGGCTAAGGCCAAGACCCGCTCATCCCgggctgggctgcagttcccagttGGCCGTGTTCACCGCTTGCTGAGGAAAGGCAATTATGCCGAGCGGGTGGGAGCCGGAGCTCCGGTCTATTTGGCCGCAGTACTCGAGTACCTGACCGCTGAGATcctggagttggccgggaacgctgcccgggataacaagaagacccgcatcatccccaggcacctgcagctcgctgtgcgcaacgatgaggagctgaacaaactgctcggaggggtgactatcgctcagggcggggtcctgcccaacatccagtccGTGCTGCTGCCCAAGAAAGCCGAGAGCTCCAAGCCGGCCAAGGGCAAGTAA